The window TAGGGAGGAGGAGCCGTTCCTGCTGAAGGTGTTCACACGCAACCATGAAATGACCAACAGAGGCATCAGGAAGAAGGGCGGTCGCAAGGTAATGCTACCACTGACTgaactttcttttgttcttggtTGGATATTTGGGGAAGCTCTCCTTGCTTGTCaaactattcttttctttcataagaCCATCTTATTGAATGTCTATTAAAGGTTCTTTCCTGAAGCCACACATCCTTTCATGAATGGAAGTTTTGAGTGTGGATTACCATGTTTATGTTTTCTAAATGTTGCTTGTTTATTCCTGGAATTATATACTGAGGAGTACTGTTTAGCTGGCACACTGAAGGAACTGCTTTTCTTAGATGATATTTTGTATGTCTGATGTCTTGCTTCATCTGGGAGTGGTGACCCAAGGAAATGGCCACAGAAGATGCTTCACTACTTCCTATCCAGCTTTCTCTTAAGTGATGAGCCTCtactaacacttttttttttatattttgttctttcttatcctgttcttctatCTTAgaatccttctctttgttctttcttatcctgttcttctatCTTAGAGTCCTTCTCTTCTTGAGATTTTCTAATTTTGTTaatgctttctttattttttttccttcatacatCCATGATGGTCATCATTATAGCCTTACTGTCTcatattgtttcttttcatacATTTCACCACCTGCATAGAATAGGTGCAAACTCAGCTCTTGATCCTCAGTATGGCTGTACCATCTGAATATTTGTGGTTGCATGAGGCCTGACATACAAATATATGTGCTGTGTTTTGTAAaatcttgttttattcttggcattagctttctctctctctctctctctctctctctctctctctctctctctctctctctctctctctctctctctctctctctctctctctctctctctctctctctctgtgcctgtctgtcttgctATGTGATGCATATCAGTTTGTTCTGATTGTCAGTCCTAGCAAACACatgtggaaaggaaagatacTGTGGTTGACAGTTATTAGTTTGTAAAGTAACCAAAGCTGACAGTAAGCTGATAGATCTCCTCTGTATTGTTACATTTCTTTCCAAATTGTTTCATATGACTTTAGCAAGAAAGCAATTGACTTTGCTTTTAATAGCAAAGTATAAATTGTGTAAAGGATGCTGGCTAAAGGTTATAAGAAATTGATTGATTCATTGTGTGGCTTGTCAATCTCTTGGCTAATGGTttgtgtggtgtaatggtgtggCTGGTGTGCAGGTGATGCTGATGGGGAAGGAGGTGTTTGGAGATGTGTTGCTTGCCTGTGGTCACTGCGGCTACTGGTCCCGGGAGGGGAGCAATGTGCGGCGGCACCTCAAGAAGGCTGTGTGCCTCAAGGACAGAGGCTACTGTAAGGAGCAGCTGGCCGGGTTGGACAGGACAGAGCGCCGCAGGTTCCTCAGGAGAGTGGCAGCCGCCAAGTGTCGGGCCAAGAAAAAGGCCAGAGGTGAGCACCTCTCACAGCAGTGAGTGCAGTTTTACAGCAtgcatttatttgatttaaaaagaaaatttgtggACACTTCATTAAAATTGATATATCAGATTGTATCAGCCATGCTTTGCTTTACCTTGCCTCTCAACTCCCTTTATGAAGAGACTTGcatatacttctctctctttccttaaccaCATGTATTGGTCTTTCTGTTgaattgcgtttttttttttttttttttttacggtaaggcctatagcgcctgtaggcacacttgaagagtgtatgggaagcgctgttcagcttccgcccattggtggcgcaggcaattttatttatagtggtacccatattagggcccatatcaccgcccaagctcatcttgagtgtaacctcctagaacctgggtatcatggtgacatgtaggtaactttaaaccactcggcaaatggcaaagtgttttaaggctgtacatggtgggattcaaacctacatgtggacgtctgcctgatcccacgctcaccactttatccactatgccaccgcacATTGGTGTGTGGCTATGGCAACCTGCTGCCCATCAAGAAATTTATCCGAGCTGTGGAAATCATTCAAACGATGCAATCAGTCCCAGAGAGGGAGAACCCAGTAGCCTTGATCAGCTGCCTCCTCAGGGGAAGTTCACCTTCATAAAAGAATAGCATTTAGGGGAGGAAACCTTTTGCTTCAAACATATGGCTAATgttgaaacaaaaaaatgtgCATGTTAAACAAAATGGTGGTAACAGTATAACTTTTTCCTGCATATATTAACCTTCTCTGATCCATAAATAGCTTTTAAGTCTTATCCAGTGATTCATAAACTTGTGATTATCAAAGTTTAGCTACTAGGTAGATTTGTGTTATTAAATTTGTGCCTGGATGCCCCATTGGCCCTGTATCTGTAGTGAGGGATGTTATACACCACAGGGGCAAATACCAGTGAGATGGGAGATCAGCACTGAGACCACATGTAGCTATAGCACATATCACTGGCTTTACCTTCACCTGTGTGTTATGTCTTTGATAAACTTTCTTCTGAATCACATGCTTATTTTGCAGTACTCAGTGAAGGGAGTGACAGGAGGCTGGGTGAGGAAGACGGCACACCAtgcatcactaccatcaccaccatgccCACTGCCAtgactctcaccaccaccaccaccacagccaccaccacggaTGCTTTCACTGGCCTCAGCACCACTACAGCCTCTGCTACAGATTACCCATCCTGCCCCCTTGAGTCCTCAGAGGAGCCCTTTGCAGAGTGCCTGGTGGAGATTGAGGAGCGGTGTTACCCAggtggtgatgggaagggaaCAGGGATGCCACCCTCaccccagcaccaccaacaccaccaacagcaagaccagcagcaacaccaacagccactaccacagcaacagcaccagcagcaacaacaacaacaacagcagcaacaacagcagcagcagcagcagcagcagcagcagcagcaacaacaacaacagcagcagcaacaacagcagcaggccAAGAGGAAGCTGGCACGCCACAAGGCACTGCTATTGGGGCCGGCAGTGATGCAGGAAGCAGTGTTGAGAGCACCTTATGACATCTTCACTGTCAATGAGAACAATGAGAGGCTGGCATGGAAACCCCCTCAGTGCCATAAGGTAAGTCTGTGTGGTTTGTTATCATGTTGCTTATTTAATAGGATTCATACTTGACAaatgttttctcttcatctttctctcctctatatACAGATAAACACTGGTCTTATCACCTTTCATTAATATATTTCTGATACACACAGGTATGTCCTGGAAATCCATGCCAAATAGTGTTCAAAGGAGCTCGCATGAAGAGGCGCTGTCTGGATCTGCCTTTGCCAAGAATACTGATCTACCGCAAGCTGGACTGCAAGACACACCACTGTAACTTTACGCTGTTCCACCCCAGTGCAAGGGCAGCTTTCCACTGTGATAGTAATGCCAAGGCCTCCATTGACATCAAGATGtatggaggtaaaggaggaggcatTACTGTTGTGGTTTTGCTTATAATTTTGTTAAGGAAGTAGTAATTCCTTTAATATTAAAAGTAATCCAATTTAACATCTTGCCTCTGTCcttctatttgtatttcttgAACAACTTGACTGTCTTCTTAAAGGATTGGCACCTTCAGTGAGCCTTTTTCTGTCCCACTTTAGTTGCCATTAGCTATAGTctgttcatccaaagaatccaggccgaaactgctagttcggttggcagccctgcccacccccgccgccactaaaccttcccgacacttaaattttcttcaagtacatttatttttcttcaagctataaacttgtatatctattgagttaagtgaagaaaaataaatgtacttgaagaaaatttaagtgtcgggaaggtttagtggcggcgggggtgggcagggctgccaaccgaactagcagtttcggcctggattctttggatgaacggactatagtCTCTTCCATCATCTTGGTTGTAGACTCGCTTTCTcgttgtgtggagtgtgttggggtctcagtcctacccgaagatcagtctacgagctctgagctcgctcgataatggggaaggctggctgggtgaccagcaggtgtcTATagtgaattgcacacacacacactggaaaaagagtaataataatctaTGTAGTGTACTAGTTATGTGGTAGGATAATGTATATGCCAAGTGAAGGAAACTGTCTAAGACCTTTTCAGTTGTGTTAATtggcacattttttttatttagacagTAAGTTAAAGATCTAAATCATGTCTTTTATTCTACACTTGTAAGGATTGAAGATGGAAAGTGACTTAGTCTTTTTTGTAAGAAGTGTTCTTTATCCTATTTGTCTTTTAAATTCCATTGATAGTTGTGATTTTCTTTCAGACATTGTAATGACGCAGGAGTTTTATCACTACTTTGTGTCTCTCCTGTCCATCATGAAAATGAAGTCTTCCCAGACAGCGCGCCACCTTACCACAGTGTGGGAGACTATCCTGGCTGAACGGCTGGGTGTGGCCACCATCCCCGAGGAGTACCGCAAGATTATCACTCTCTCCAAGCAGACGGTGAGTACAACTATAAGTGTCTTGTGGCCTACACCTATGCAGCTGACATTGGTACATCTGTTCAGTATTCTGTTAGGTATGTTCTGTTCTTCACCATCTTTGAGGAGTATACTGCAAAATTATGTCTTTCTTTCCAAGCAGTgagtgaagggattaatatcTTGTGATATGGTCTTGAATAGCCAACACTGATAATATTTAGTAGAAAAACTGTAATAGAATTTTGCCTCAGTTAATAATTTTTTTAGTGGTATTAATTTAATGTTGTGCATATTTCTCCAAATTCTTAAGACCCATTATTTCTTGATTTGTCCTTTTTAGCTTCATCTTTGATTGATGGAAAAGTAGTTTGATAAATATTTACTGTGGACATCCATCATTGTTGCTGTGTATGAGTGATTAcccaaagataaacaaaattatGTCAATAATTTGTACACCAAATTTATATATATCCTGTTGAAAATTTCAAGGTTCAAATATTTTAATGTTTATATACCTTGAATTTTTATGAAATtgatctatgtatgtatgtaccagGCCAGCAATCTCATTGGTGGTTGTCcagacaaagcaccacacactcattaTCTTAATGAATGaggtttcttcatctttctcaaattttaaaaaatctttTCACAAAGAAATTCTCTTGCTAGTGGAAACAATGATGCAGTGGGTATAATTGTACAGCAGCAAAGACCTAGCAAAAGTAATGGTCAGGCCAACCGAGGCAAAAACATAACTTGCATATGGAATGGGAGGTGAGATAGCTGAAGGACAGACTGGCAGATGTGCTTTGAGGCTACATGCACAATTTCATGCTGTTCTCTGCTCTCAGCTAATATCTGACATACCTTTTGCCAGCACCTTGCTTCTTTGGATAAAGTGAGACTTCCTCTTATCAATCGTTGTGAAAGAGATGTAAAAGCAGGGAATGAGTGAACGCTTAATGAGTATAGAAGTTCATGAAAGAGAGAGCATCActaattccttcattcttttgaaGCATATACAGCATGCATTAATGAGTGACTGCAGCTTTTCCTTGCCAGGCAGTAAGAGGAAACTCCCTCATGCCACCATAAGGAAAACTGTTCATCGCaaactttatctttttcatgAATATTTTCTACAGCCATCTCCTGCCTATAATGACCATGACTGAGTGACTTAGTATGAGTGGAGCCatttaaatcagtatttaaaTGGTATTTAAATGTTAATGACAAGTGTTTTCtatatgtcctggcctatagcacctgtaggtaacttgaagagtattggatgCGTTGTTAAGGTGAaaattcgatgactcgatatcaatatcggttttttggctctcccattcctattttttcactgaattcaataatatttatacacaaggtgtacgtttatggtgtacatcttcagtgttaatttggtacagaaatgtggcgtagttttttttcaataaatattttttcggcgataagaaaataattcaaaataccattataaaatcaaaactaataacagtgtgggaatttcctcttaaccacatataatatacataacaacaaataaatgtcagcatcggcatacacataacctatgttataaaaatttcattacacgccaaattgttacctttttttcataaaaaatttgagtttataagcctgttgtaaatttatttgagtgagttcatgcattatcatgctggcatttgttaagatgaggttgttgatcattttgctgcaaaagttttgaaattgaccaa of the Portunus trituberculatus isolate SZX2019 chromosome 42, ASM1759143v1, whole genome shotgun sequence genome contains:
- the LOC123517676 gene encoding uncharacterized protein LOC123517676, whose translation is MLGSPEERKEAHQRAREDRIFEPEIVGVHSHSREDDADTDTCSRCFTMPSGDQCCPQEPHGALHTEGGAERNPLEDEEEEGEDLEKENEKIEGIATEKNDLSKDDINSKLRFIFHLDGLKEAGGLLYIGCENDKEKTNPSKIMEWFSAEFLNLHRVYAIREEEPFLLKVFTRNHEMTNRGIRKKGGRKVMLMGKEVFGDVLLACGHCGYWSREGSNVRRHLKKAVCLKDRGYCKEQLAGLDRTERRRFLRRVAAAKCRAKKKARVLSEGSDRRLGEEDGTPCITTITTMPTAMTLTTTTTTATTTDAFTGLSTTTASATDYPSCPLESSEEPFAECLVEIEERCYPGGDGKGTGMPPSPQHHQHHQQQDQQQHQQPLPQQQHQQQQQQQQQQQQQQQQQQQQQQQQQQQQQQQQQQAKRKLARHKALLLGPAVMQEAVLRAPYDIFTVNENNERLAWKPPQCHKVCPGNPCQIVFKGARMKRRCLDLPLPRILIYRKLDCKTHHCNFTLFHPSARAAFHCDSNAKASIDIKMYGDIVMTQEFYHYFVSLLSIMKMKSSQTARHLTTVWETILAERLGVATIPEEYRKIITLSKQTVKSIWSSIEEEAESRGVARLSKGSRRRKKLPPPVLPSSVSLPPPFPCHPPFHSPLAWMCVAWPSLPQHTHA